The following proteins are encoded in a genomic region of Pectinophora gossypiella chromosome 6, ilPecGoss1.1, whole genome shotgun sequence:
- the LOC126367750 gene encoding uncharacterized protein LOC126367750 isoform X2: MELADVPRHRPLAFDKMETLIKEMQDPETGVPVRSQKLFLSVIPSAFMGYDLVEWLMDRFNLDETSNVEAINLANQLCQYGYFFPVNDLKNLVLKDDSSLYRFQSPYYWPWQSPRVTSASGSSAPSLGPDNVEYAIYLVKRTLRNKQRHALEDYEQEALANLKKNLAGKWDFITMQAEEQVRLAKERKKGDKIVSDSQERAYWRVARPPPGVPSALEPCPVPVRARNPRPKKRTMQQLTREIEHLKASLDRTRVKTSIALEALLAYSETFAPYDPWLTPPQPSNPWISDDTLFWQINSPLVEVPSEKRVQRWALSIEELVSDPTGLQEFTSFLRKEYSHENIRFWLAVMDLRRSSTKQIPTKLEEIYEEFLKPGAPCEINIDGATAEKVAEGLRSGSRYALDHAADHVYGLLLKKDCYPRFIRSDHFQRLLTEGKNVHQKKAKFFNFGGGQVKKKPGATSAAGAGASAALTRRRGSDRSLSGSAHELAVCAAQPPRAPEPPPHSHSQSNLCDIPFRDPLEDGADDALPWESASREGVYGARRRQDSAADSGSSSSDVSGVVGAERTRRLPQQSTLDGGLRGAPPPLRRLSAVEPRHLAPLASPPHTPHTQHTPRTQPAPPAPAPQPPPHPTPTISVSSAPDDESPSGPATPERRSLAHTDEPSSVFASADATPTEPVKPLSERAVSLDRTVSSPSCDSRTDISKVDVRVCSEESVAATPPSEREPPRTPPPAGRADSKETDRTTTEGVVPARGTLSREPSTTRELSPASCKDSSKIADLPGSGREREDAARVAAVAGSPQKVGVASALPPASAAQAPVRPEQPSTSTGPTESALPQPAPTGSSDPLPPASTGSANPQPVSTGSSGPPPPTLAGSATPQSAPTVSAVPPPPGAGRPPVAPLAVGEDIGVDDDNVDKVPSAPVQRVSGDSRAASESDATKKIAHKDELSSVSDSDIVKRDNKSELAEHKQRNDICPWEDENSCESEAPFVKTYATLGYL; this comes from the exons TGGAAGCAATAAACTTAGCCAATCAACTCTGCCAATATGGTTACTTCTTTCCTGTAAACGATTTGAAAAACCTCGTGTTAAAAGATGACTCTTCTCTCTATAGATTCCAA AGTCCATATTACTGGCCGTGGCAGTCGCCCAGGGTTACGAGCGCCAGTGGTTCCTCCGCGCCGTCCCTTGGCCCGGATAACGTGGAATATGCGATCTACCTGGTCAAGAGGACGCTGCGGAACAAGCAGAGACATGCTCTGGAGGACTACGAACAGGAGGCCCTCGCCAACCTCAAGAAAAACCTCGCCGGGAAGTGGGACTTCATCACTATGCAGGCTGAGGAACAG GTGCGACTAGCAAAAGAGCGCAAGAAGGGTGACAAGATAGTGAGCGACAGTCAGGAGCGCGCGTATTGGCGTGTTGCGCGGCCGCCACCTGGCGTGCCAAGCGCGTTGGAACCCTGCCCCGTACCCGTGCGCGCGCGCAACCCTCGCCCCAAGAAGCGCACCATGCAGCAGCTCACGCGGGAG ATCGAACACCTAAAAGCGAGCCTGGACCGTACGCGAGTGAAGACTTCAATTGCCCTAGAGGCCCTTTTGGCCTATTCGGAGACCTTCGCTCCCTACGATCCTTGGCTCACCCCGCCGCAGCCCTCCAACCCTTGGATCAGCGATGACACCCTCTTTTGGCAAATCAACAGTCCCCT CGTGGAAGTGCCAAGTGAGAAGCGTGTTCAGCGCTGGGCACTATCCATCGAGGAGTTGGTGTCAGATCCTACTGGGCTGCAGGAGTTCACCAGCTTCCTCCGCAAGGAGTACTCGCACGAGAACATTCGTTTCTGGCTGGCTGTCATGGATCTGAGAAGGAGCAGCACCAAGCAAATACCCACCAAGCTTGAAGAGATTTATGA AGAGTTTCTGAAACCTGGCGCCCCGTGTGAGATCAACATCGACGGAGCGACGGCAGAGAAGGTGGCCGAGGGTCTGCGCTCAGGGTCGCGGTACGCGCTCGACCACGCCGCTGACCACGTGTATGGACTACTGCTCAAGAAGGACTGCTACCCGCGGTTCATACGCTCCGACCACTTCCAGCGGTTGCTTACAGAGGGCAAGAATGTGCATCAGAAGAAGGCTAA ATTCTTCAACTTTGGCGGTGGCCAAGTGAAGAAGAAGCCGGGCGCTACGAGCGCAGCGGGCGCAGGCGCGAGCGCGGCGCTGACGCGGCGGCGCGGCTCCGACCGCTCGCTGTCGGGGTCGGCGCACGAGCTGGCCGTCTGCGCCGCGCAGCCGCCGCGCGCGCCCGAGCCGCCGCCACACTCGCACTCGCAGTCTAACCTCTGCGATATACCCTTCCG GGACCCGCTGGAGGACGGCGCAGACGACGCCCTGCCGTGGGAGAGTGCGTCCCGCGAGGGTGTGTACGGCGCGCGACGCCGGCAGGACTCGGCCGCGGACTCGGGCAGCTCGTCGTCGGACGTGAGCGGTGTAGTCGGCGCCGAGCGCACGCGGCGCCTCCCGCAGCAGAGCACGCTGGACGGCGGGCTGCgtggcgcgccgccgccgctgcgccGCCTGTCGGCTGTGGAGCCACGCCACCTGGCGCCGCTGGCCAGCCCGCCGCATACGCCGCACACGCAGCACACGCCGCGCACgcagcccgcgccgcccgcgcccgcgccgcagccgccgccgcaccCGACGCCCACCATCAGCGTCAGCTCGGCGCCCGACGATGAGTCCCCGAGCGGGCCCGCGACGCCCGAGCGCCGCTCGCTCGCGCATACGGACGAGCCGTCGTCGGTTTTCGCGTCGGCGGACGCCACGCCCACCGAGCCGGTGAAGCCGCTCAGTGAGCGCGCTGTGTCGCTCGACAGGACCGTGTCGTCTCCTAGTTGTGATAGTAGAACTGACATTTCTAAAGTAGATGTGAGAGTGTGTAGCGAGGAGTCGGTCGCGGCGACGCCGCCGAGCGAACGCGAACCGCCGCGGACGCCGCCGCCGGCCGGGCGAGCCGACTCGAAAGAAACCGATCGGACGACCACCGAAGGGGTCGTGCCGGCCCGAGGGACGCTATCCCGAGAACCGTCAACGACGAGAGAACTCAGTCCGGCCTCATGTAAAGATAGTAGCAAAATCGCCGATCTTCCAGGGAGCGGTCGAGAGAGAGAAGATGCGGCTCGGGTCGCCGCGGTGGCGGGAAGTCCGCAGAAGGTTGGCGTCGCCAGCGCGCTGCCGCCCGCGAGCGCGGCGCAGGCGCCGGTCCGCCCGGAGCAGCCATCGACGAGCACGGGTCCGACTGAGAGCGCGCTTCCGCAGCCGGCGCCGACCGGGAGCTCGGATCCGTTGCCACCAGCGTCGACAGGGAGCGCGAACCCGCAGCCGGTTTCGACCGGGAGCTCAGGTCCGCCGCCACCGACGCTGGCAGGGAGTGCGACCCCGCAGTCGGCGCCGACCGTGAGCGCGGTCCCGCCGCCCCCGGGCGCGGGCCGGCCGCCAGTGGCGCCGCTCGCTGTCGGCGAGGACATCGGCGTGGATGATGACAACGTAGACAAAGTGCCTTCGGCGCCTGTGCAAAGGGTCTCGGGAGATTCCAGGGCGGCGTCCGAGTCGGACGCGACGAAAAAAATTGCTCACAAAGACGAACTGTCGTCGGTCTCTGATTCCGATATTGTTAAGCGTGATAATAAGAGCGAGCTCGCAGAGCACAAGCAACGGAACGACATATGTCCCTGGGAGGACGA GAATTCCTGTGAGAGTGAAGCTCCATTTGTTAAAACTTATGCAACGCTCGGTTACTTATAA